One window of the Diospyros lotus cultivar Yz01 chromosome 12, ASM1463336v1, whole genome shotgun sequence genome contains the following:
- the LOC127786585 gene encoding FCS-Like Zinc finger 16-like isoform X1: MPMKRSRIGRSSSFRDTGVLSPPIQSPDSRPERRAAPPSAASARSPSKSPKVMKPSVAENSTESRPIILSLSSPVQVNVGASHKEPIGQFLDKCYYCQRKIRENSEVYMYSYLRAFCTVECREKQIAVDNRMEKASGKSEGLQLSPTG, translated from the exons ATGCCGATGAAACGCTCTCGAATCGGCAGGTCTTCAAGCTTCAGAGACACTGGAGTGCTCTCGCCGCCTATCCAATCGCCTGACAGCCGGCCGGAGAGGCGCGCAGCTCCACCCTCCGCCGCCTCTGCGAGGTCGCCAAGTAAATCTCCTAAAGTTATGAAGCCCTCTGTTGCGGAGAATTCCACCGAATCGAGGCCGATTATTCTGTCGCTGTCGTCTCCAGTTCAGGTGAATGTTGGTGCTAGTCATAAGGAGCCGATCGGACAATTTCTCGACAAATGCTACTATTGCCAGAGGAAGATCCGCGAGAACTCTGAAGTTTACATGTATAG CTACTTGCGTGCATTTTGCACTGTTGAATGTCGTGAAAAGCAGATAGCAGTGGACAATAGGATGGAGAAAGCCTCTGGGAAATCTGAAGGGTTGCAACTCAGTCCTACGGGATGA
- the LOC127786585 gene encoding FCS-Like Zinc finger 16-like isoform X2, with protein MPMKRSRIGRSSSFRDTGVLSPPIQSPDSRPERRAAPPSAASARSPSKSPKVMKPSVAENSTESRPIILSLSSPVQVNVGASHKEPIGQFLDKCYYCQRKIRENSEVYIYLRAFCTVECREKQIAVDNRMEKASGKSEGLQLSPTG; from the exons ATGCCGATGAAACGCTCTCGAATCGGCAGGTCTTCAAGCTTCAGAGACACTGGAGTGCTCTCGCCGCCTATCCAATCGCCTGACAGCCGGCCGGAGAGGCGCGCAGCTCCACCCTCCGCCGCCTCTGCGAGGTCGCCAAGTAAATCTCCTAAAGTTATGAAGCCCTCTGTTGCGGAGAATTCCACCGAATCGAGGCCGATTATTCTGTCGCTGTCGTCTCCAGTTCAGGTGAATGTTGGTGCTAGTCATAAGGAGCCGATCGGACAATTTCTCGACAAATGCTACTATTGCCAGAGGAAGATCCGCGAGAACTCTGAAGTTTACAT CTACTTGCGTGCATTTTGCACTGTTGAATGTCGTGAAAAGCAGATAGCAGTGGACAATAGGATGGAGAAAGCCTCTGGGAAATCTGAAGGGTTGCAACTCAGTCCTACGGGATGA
- the LOC127786499 gene encoding vicilin Cor a 11.0101-like, which yields MVIRTKIPSVLLLFCLVLLCGTIVLGTRDPELKRCKYQCRHQGQHGSRQMHECEAKCEKYQKEKERTEGGGGQGNLVLNAQDPKEKLQQCERRCSEQHQQEEEQSQCRQQCQEEFQREQEGKQGGEGTGDTKDPYDKKRAEESEEEEEKRQQGEGKRGEGSEEEEEEEEEKEGRGRGRGQEGSEEEEEEESKKGRGRGRKEESEEEEEEEEEEEESEKGRGSKRHEESEEEEEEEEEESEGRRRRKNPYVFEDEHFTTTFETKHGQVKTIETFTDRDSAGLLQVLEKFSLSILSADPLTFMSPAYFDAELTLFVARGRGAISLVHQDKRESFNLRFGDVLVIPAGTTIYSINPDKNKKFVVIKLLKAVSSPRVETFFGAGGENPETFLNVFSPELVEASLGVKRDKFQGVLKQTKGPIMKISQEQSRSMSHHEEGGRWPFGAESKGPCNLFDERPTYANQYGQLYQVEPSECRDLQQLNLAVGLVNVTRGSQTVIEMDSMATKILIGLKGEGGFQMACPHLSSSSRSRKTGPKFQKVSATLRRGVVVVVPAGHPAITFASRKKSLQVLCFEVNAQNNRRIAFSGRRNVFKQLEKQAMQLGFGAPAREVSEVFSSQDEEGFVPSRLQQGSGGRAFA from the exons ATGGTGATCCGAACGAAGATTCCTTCGGTTCTCTTGCTTTTTTGTTTGGTTCTTCTGTGTGGAACCATAGTCCTGGGCACACGAGATCCCGAGCTAAAGCGGTGCAAGTATCAATGCAGGCACCAGGGCCAGCATGGGTCTCGCCAGATGCACGAGTGCGAGGCCAAGTGCGAGAAGTACCAGAAAGAGAAGGAGAGGACAGAGGGCGGGGGAGGCCAGGGGAACTTGGTGCTTAACGCCCAGGATCCAAAGGAGAAGTTACAGCAATGCGAGAGGCGGTGCTCGGAGCAGCACCAGCAGGAGGAGGAGCAGTCGCAGTGCCGGCAGCAGTGCCAGGAGGAGTTCCAGCGAGAACAAGAAGGCAAGCAAGGCGGAGAGGGCACTGGCGACACGAAGGATCCCTACGACAAGAAACGGGCTGAGGAAagtgaggaggaggaagagaagcGGCAACAGGGAGAGGGGAAGCGGGGAGAGGGAagtgaagaggaggaggaggaggaggaagagaaggaGGGGCGAGGCCGGGGCCGGGGGCAAGAGGGaagcgaagaagaagaggaagaagagtccaagaaaggccgagggcgaggccGGAAGGAAGAAagtgaagaggaagaggaagaggaagaagaagaggaggagtcCGAGAAAGGGCGAGGCAGCAAGAGGCACGAAGAGagtgaagaagaggaggaagaggaagaagaagagtcgGAGGGGCGGCGTCGACGCAAAAATCCATATGTGTTCGAGGACGAGCATTTCACTACCACATTTGAGACCAAGCACGGCCAAGTCAAGACCATCGAGACGTTTACCGATCGCGACAGCGCTGGCTTGCTTCAAGTGCTTGAGAAATTCAGCCTGTCCATCCTCTCCGCCGATCCTCTGACCTTCATGTCACCCGCTTATTTTGACGCCGAGCTCACACTCTTCGTTGCGCGAG GGAGAGGCGCTATATCCCTGGTGCACCAGGATAAGAGGGAGAGCTTCAACCTCCGCTTCGGAGATGTCTTGGTTATTCCAGCAGGCACTACTATTTACTCGATCAACCCGGATAAGAACAAGAAATTTGTCGTAATCAAGCTGCTCAAGGCCGTGTCATCTCCTCGCGTTGAG ACCTTTTTCGGTGCAGGAGGAGAGAACCCAGAAACATTTTTGAATGTATTTAGCCCTGAACTAGTGGAGGCTTCGCTGGGA GTAAAGAGGGATAAGTTCCAAGGTGTGCTCAAGCAGACCAAAGGTCCGATCATGAAGATATCACAGGAGCAATCAAGATCCATGAGCCACCATGAAGAAGGCGGAAGATGGCCATTCGGAGCTGAATCCAAAGGCCCGTGCAATCTTTTCGACGAGCGCCCCACCTACGCAAACCAATACGGACAACTCTACCAAGTCGAGCCCAGCGAATGCAGGGACCTCCAACAACTCAACCTTGCCGTCGGTTTGGTCAACGTCACCCGA GGATCCCAGACGGTTATTGAGATGGACTCGATGGCGACAAAGATCTTAATAGGGCTCAAAGGCGAAGGGGGCTTCCAGATGGCGTGTCCTCACCTTTCCTCGTCCAGCCGCAGCCGCAAGACCGGCCCAAAGTTCCAGAAAGTGAGTGCGACCCTAAGGCGCGGCGTGGTGGTCGTTGTCCCTGCCGGCCATCCGGCCATCACCTTCGCTTCCAGGAAGAAGAGTCTTCAGGTCCTGTGCTTCGAAGTCAACGCCCAGAACAACAGGAGGATCGCATTTTCAGGGCGGCGTAACGTGTTCAAGCAATTGGAGAAGCAGGCCATGCAGTTGGGCTTTGGAGCGCCGGCGAGAGAGGTGTCTGAGGTCTTCAGTAGTCAAGATGAGGAGGGCTTCGTCCCATCACGCTTGCAACAAGGCAGCGGCGGCAGGGCATTTGCTTAA